A stretch of the Polynucleobacter tropicus genome encodes the following:
- a CDS encoding queuosine precursor transporter has protein sequence MDTLRRHHRYYDLILTAFVVVLLCSNFIGAGKAAVVNLPYFGELPFGGGILFFPISYFFGDILTEVYGYAYDRRAVWAGFAALLFAAIMAQIVIALPVAPGEYMANYQHGLETVFGNSWRIALASMFSFWCGSFTNSFVLAKMKIWTQGRYLWMRTIGSTAVGELVDSSFFYMLAFYGIWPTHEVIAVALAQYALKTGWEVLATPLTYWVVNFLKRKENEDYYDIHTNFTPFRVKV, from the coding sequence ATGGACACGCTAAGAAGACATCACCGCTACTACGACTTGATTCTGACTGCTTTTGTGGTTGTCTTGTTGTGCTCAAACTTTATTGGGGCTGGGAAAGCTGCGGTAGTTAATTTGCCGTATTTTGGTGAATTGCCTTTTGGTGGGGGTATCCTATTTTTCCCAATTTCTTATTTCTTCGGCGATATTTTGACCGAAGTATATGGATATGCTTACGATCGAAGAGCAGTTTGGGCTGGATTTGCAGCATTACTATTTGCTGCAATCATGGCGCAGATTGTAATTGCCTTACCTGTTGCGCCAGGTGAATACATGGCTAATTATCAACATGGCTTAGAAACCGTTTTTGGGAATTCTTGGCGCATCGCATTAGCTTCAATGTTTTCATTCTGGTGTGGCAGTTTTACGAATAGCTTTGTTTTGGCCAAAATGAAAATTTGGACGCAAGGTCGCTATCTTTGGATGCGCACTATAGGCTCTACTGCAGTTGGTGAGTTGGTTGATTCATCATTCTTTTATATGTTGGCTTTCTATGGCATTTGGCCGACTCATGAGGTAATCGCAGTGGCTTTGGCTCAATATGCTCTAAAAACGGGCTGGGAAGTCTTGGCTACACCCTTAACGTATTGGGTTGTAAATTTCCTTAAACGCAAGGAAAACGAAGATTATTACGATATTCATACGAATTTCACGCCATTTCGGGTCAAAGTCTAA